One part of the Hordeum vulgare subsp. vulgare unplaced genomic scaffold, MorexV3_pseudomolecules_assembly, whole genome shotgun sequence genome encodes these proteins:
- the LOC123421495 gene encoding NAD(P)H-quinone oxidoreductase subunit 1, chloroplastic-like has product MSLPLTKKDLMIVNMGPQHPSMHGVLRLIVTLDGEDVIDCEPILGYLHRGMEKIAENRTIIQYLPYVTRSNSSSTVDIVEAQSKYGFFGWNIWRQPIGFLVFLISSLAECERLPFDLPEAEEELVAGYQTEYSGIKYGLFYLVSYLNLLVSSLFVTVLYLGGWNFSIPYISFFDFFQMNKAVGILEMTMGIFITLTKAYLFLFISITIRWTLPRMRMDQLLNLGWKFLLPISLGNLLLTTSSQLVSL; this is encoded by the exons ATGAGTCTACCGCTTACAAAAAAAGATCTCATGATAGTCAATATGGGCCCTCAACACCCATCAATGCATGGTGTTCTTCGACTGATCGTTACTCTTGATGGTGAGGATGTTATTGATTGTGAACCCATATTAGGGTATTTACACAGAGGAATGGAAAAAATCGCGGAAAACCGAACGATTATACAATACTTACCTTATGTAACAAG ATCTAACAGTTCAAGTACAGTTGATATAGTTGAAGCACAGTCAAAATATGGTTTTTTTGGATGGAATATTTGGCGTCAGCCTATAGGCTTTCTGGTTTTTTTAATTTCTTCTTTGGCAGAATGTGAAAGATTACCCTTTGATTTACCAGAAGCAGAGGAAGAATTAGTAGCAGGTTACCAAACTGAATATTCCGGTATCAAATATGGTTTATTTTATCTTGTTTCTTACCTAAATTTATTAGTTTCTTCTTTATTTGTAACAGTTCTCTACTTGGGCGGGTGGAATTTCTCTATTCCCTATATATCCTTTTTTGATTTTTTCCAAATGAATAAAGCAGTTGGAATTTTGGAAATGACAATGGGTATATTTATTACATTAACTAAAGCTTATTTATTTCTCTTCATTTCTATCACAATAAGATGGACTTTACCAAGGATGAGAATGGATCAGTTATTAAATCTTGGATGGAAATTTCTTTTACCTATTTCCCTGGGCAATCTATTATTAACAACCTCTTCTCAACTTGTTTCACTATAA
- the LOC123421494 gene encoding NAD(P)H-quinone oxidoreductase subunit 1, chloroplastic — MIIDRVEVETINSFSKSELLKEVYGLISILPILTLLLGITIEVLVIVWLEREISASIQQRIGPEYAGPLGLLQAIADGTKLLFKEDILPSRGDISLFSIGPSIAVISVLLSFLVIPLGYHFVLADLSIGVFLWIAISSIAPIGLLMAGYSSNNKYSFSGGLRAAAQSISYEIPLTFCVLAISLRVIR; from the coding sequence ATGATAATAGATAGGGTAGAGGTAGAAACTATCAATTCTTTTTCGAAATCGGAATTATTAAAAGAAGTCTATGGACTGATATCGATTCTACCCATTTTGACCCTCCTTTTAGGAATTACAATAGAGGTACTCGTAATTGTGTGGTTAGAAAGAGAAATATCTGCGTCGATACAACAACGTATTGGTCCTGAATATGCTGGCCCCCTGGGCCTGCTTCAAGCTATAGCAGATGGGACTAAACTACTTTTTAAAGAAGATATTCTGCCATCGCGAGGAGATATTTCTTTATTTAGCATTGGACCTTCTATAGCAGTCATATCAGTTTTATTAAGTTTTTTAGTTATCCCTTTGGGATATCATTTTGTTTTAGCCGATCTTAGTATTGGTGTTTTTTTATGGATTGCCATTTCAAGTATAGCTCCTATTGGTCTTCTTATGGCAGGATATAGCTCAAATAATAAATATTCTTTTTCAGGCGGTCTACGAGCTGCTGCTCAATCCATTAGTTATGAAATACCATTAACTTTTTGTGTGCTAGCAATATCTCTACGTGTGATTCGTTAA